GCATGACTCGCATATTGACTGCCCCTGTCGCTATGAAAGACCACTCCCGCAGGCGGGTTCCGCCTGCGAACTGCCATGCTTAACGCTGACAACGGCAGCTCTGCGGTCATTGTGCTGCTCATAGACCAGCCGATGATCGTCCTGGCGAATAAATCCATCGTGATCGCCAGGTAGAGCCAGCCTTCTTTTGTTGGAATATACGTGATGTCTCCCGCCCAGACAGAATTTGGCGTTTCAGGCGAGAAATTCCGCTCCAGCAAGTTCGGTGCAATTGGCAAAGCATGTTTACTGTCGGTGGTTTTGACGAATTTACGGCGCGTTTTACCGTGTAGGCCGAGATCACGCATCAGACGAGCAATCCGACGCACGCTGTGATGGTGACCATCGGCAGCAAGTTGCTTTTGAATCCGGGGCGCTCCATAGCGCCCTTGATGCTCATCAAAGATTTCCTCAATCAGCAATTGGAGGTGTCCATCTTCAGTTTTTCTCGTTGAGAAGGGCCTTCTTCGCCAGGTTCTGAAGCCACTGGGGGTCACTTGCAGAACCCGACACATGATGTCGAGACGAAATTCATCGAGGTGGACAGCGATAAACGCGAACCTCAAAGATTTTCTCTGGCAAAGAAGGCCGCTGCTTTTTTCAAGATTTCACGCTCTTGACGGAGAATTTCGTTCTCTCTGCGGAGTCGTTGAATTTCCTGTTCTTGCG
Above is a genomic segment from Deinococcus fonticola containing:
- a CDS encoding IS3 family transposase (programmed frameshift), translated to MTTKKTYTAEFKRQAIELAARDDVGPIRAARDLGISTSVLYRWRLQAQQAGQAAFPGQGRTTQTPQEQEIQRLRRENEILRQEREILKKGSGLLCQRKSLRFAFIAVHLDEFRLDIMCRVLQVTPSGFRTWRRRPFSTRKTEDGHLQLLIEEIFDEHQGRYGAPRIQKQLAADGHHHSVRRIARLMRDLGLHGKTRRKFVKTTDSKHALPIAPNLLERNFSPETPNSVWAGDITYIPTKEGWLYLAITMDLFARTIIGWSMSSTMTAELPLSALSMAVRRRNPPAGVVFHSDRGSQYASHAFQSALKEHSMLSSMSRKGDCYDNAVVESFFETLKRELVDGCVYRSHEEARQAIFEYVEVYYNRKRRHSSLGYLTPLEAECQATAA